In a genomic window of Myotis daubentonii chromosome X, mMyoDau2.1, whole genome shotgun sequence:
- the LOC132224756 gene encoding olfactory receptor 3A1-like, translating to MQLENGTPVAQFLLEGLTDTEELRPLLFAIFLLVYIVAIVGNLGIVSLIIMDSRLHTPMYFFLANLSLLDTAYISNTVPQVLVHLLASVRAMPYRACLTQIFFLHFLAPWECFLLTAMSYDRYAAICQPLHYLVLMGRRTRIGLASISCLLALTNALTHTILAALLQFCGPRLITHFFCDLPPLLKLACSSTQANELALFFFSFLVALAPCALVVISYIHVVAAVLKMNSAEGRRKAFSTCGAHITVVCIFYITSVLCYILPSSAYSGLRDRVLSVLYVVLTPMLNPIIYSMRNKEVKRALFKVLGRDSAS from the coding sequence ATGCAGCTGGAAAATGGGACCCCAGTGGCCCAGTTTCTTCTGGAAGGATTGACTGACACAGAGGAGCTGAGGCCCTTGCTCTTTGCCATCTTTCTGCTGGTCTACATAGTGGCTATCGTTGGGAACCTGGGTATTGTCAGCCTTATCATAATGGACTCCCGGCTCCACACTCCCATGTACTTCTTCTTAGCCAACCTGTCACTGCTGGACACTGCCTATATCTCCAACACGGTGCCTCAGGTGCTGGTGCATCTGCTGGCATCGGTGCGGGCCATGCCCTATCGGGCCTGCCTCACCCAGATCTTCTTTCTCCACTTCCTGGCACCCTGGGAGTGTTTCCTGCTCACAGCTATGTCCTATGACCGCTATGCAGCCATCTGCCAGCCACTGCACTATCTGGTCCTCATGGGCCGAAGAACCCGGATAGGACTGGCTTCCATCTCCTGCCTTCTTGCCTTGACCAATGCACTCACCCACACCATCCTTGCAGCTCTACTCCAGTTCTGCGGGCCTCGCCTCATCACCCACTTCTTCTGTGACCTGCCTCCACTGCTCAAACTCGCTTGCTCCAGCACGCAGGCGAACGAACTTGCCCTGTTCTTCTTTAGTTTCCTGGTGGCTCTTGCACCCTGCGCCCTGGTCGTGATCTCCTATATACACGTTGTAGCTGCTGTTCTCAAGATGAACTCTGCCGAGGGCCGAAGGAAAGCCTTTTCCACCTGCGGCGCTCACATCACTGTGGTATGTATTTTCTACATCACTTCGGTCCTCTGCTACATCCTTCCCAGCTCGGCGTACTCTGGCCTACGAGACCGCGTGCTCTCTGTGCTGTATGTGGTCCTCACTCCCATGCTCAACCCCATCATCTACAGCATGCGAAACAAGGAGGTGAAGAGGGCTTTGTTTAAGGTCCTCGGGAGGGACAGTGCCTCCTAG